A stretch of the Marinobacter sp. JH2 genome encodes the following:
- a CDS encoding Trm112 family protein has protein sequence MDKKLLSMLACPVCKGELKLNDARTELVCYQDAMAFPIREGIPVMIAVEARTLSTDERLDKH, from the coding sequence ATGGATAAGAAACTTCTGTCTATGCTGGCTTGCCCAGTGTGTAAAGGTGAGCTCAAACTGAACGATGCTCGCACCGAGTTAGTGTGTTATCAGGACGCTATGGCGTTTCCGATTCGGGAAGGTATTCCCGTTATGATTGCCGTCGAAGCTCGTACGCTGAGCACAGACGAGCGTCTGGACAAGCACTGA
- the lpxK gene encoding tetraacyldisaccharide 4'-kinase yields MSNVIDRLWYGQKRPLSVLAPFAWLYRVISESKRRKAWQAEAENLPVPVVVVGNITVGGTGKSPLTARLVECMRQQGWRPVILSRGYGGKSDNYPLLVKEGTPAGVCGDEPLMLSLATGCPVVVDPERLRGARWALEQGLGNVLVCDDGLQHYRLPRDIELAVFDAQRGIGNGAILPVGPLREPVDRLRAVDFVILNGGEFPKTGESIGEFAGVEHANAHAMALRPASLVNINSGEIRSPEALNGKPVRGVAGIGNPGRFFDTLRQLGAHVQEEAFPDHHRFRPEDLASGAGEWLVMTAKDAVKCRGFAPDNAWVLTVEACLSEPFEQRFLERLDECAEQLQPQMTERSNHG; encoded by the coding sequence ATGAGTAATGTAATCGATCGTTTATGGTACGGCCAAAAGCGCCCTCTAAGTGTTTTGGCGCCGTTCGCGTGGCTATACCGCGTAATATCCGAATCCAAACGTCGAAAGGCTTGGCAGGCTGAGGCGGAAAACCTACCGGTGCCTGTGGTCGTGGTGGGTAACATTACGGTCGGCGGAACCGGGAAGTCGCCGTTAACGGCCCGATTAGTAGAATGTATGCGCCAGCAGGGTTGGCGGCCGGTTATCTTGAGCCGGGGCTACGGTGGTAAGAGTGATAACTACCCGTTACTGGTAAAGGAGGGGACTCCCGCCGGCGTTTGTGGTGACGAACCCCTTATGCTGTCGCTCGCAACCGGTTGCCCGGTTGTGGTGGATCCTGAACGTTTACGTGGGGCTCGTTGGGCATTGGAGCAAGGTTTGGGTAATGTGTTGGTCTGCGACGATGGCCTTCAGCATTACCGCCTGCCCCGTGATATCGAATTGGCGGTATTTGATGCCCAGCGCGGTATCGGAAACGGAGCGATTCTGCCGGTAGGGCCGTTGAGGGAGCCCGTTGATCGGCTGCGTGCTGTCGATTTCGTGATACTCAATGGAGGTGAATTTCCGAAAACCGGCGAGAGCATCGGCGAATTCGCCGGTGTCGAACACGCCAATGCCCACGCTATGGCCTTGCGGCCGGCCTCACTCGTTAACATCAACTCTGGGGAAATCCGCTCGCCGGAAGCCCTTAACGGGAAGCCCGTGCGCGGGGTTGCAGGCATTGGTAATCCGGGTCGATTCTTCGACACCCTTAGACAACTGGGTGCTCATGTACAAGAAGAGGCATTTCCTGATCATCACCGGTTCCGGCCTGAGGATCTGGCTTCAGGTGCTGGAGAATGGTTAGTGATGACCGCAAAAGACGCAGTGAAATGTCGCGGTTTTGCGCCCGATAACGCATGGGTACTGACCGTTGAGGCCTGCTTGTCGGAACCTTTTGAACAACGCTTTCTGGAACGGCTCGACGAATGTGCGGAGCAGTTGCAGCCTCAAATGACCGAGAGATCAAATCATGGATAA
- the msbA gene encoding lipid A export permease/ATP-binding protein MsbA: protein MSRAIPESLKTPPAGSWTTYKRLLAYVKPFWLAFSLAVFGNVLYAAASTGMAAAMEYVITAIENPTAQNRVLLTGLIVGVFALRGVGTFFSQYFISYVGRNVINALRNDVFDRMMTLPSRYFDENAAGRLVSKLTFNVEQVAEAATNAITITLREGLTIVGLLSFMIYTNWKLTLVFLTVGPVIGFVVSYASKRFRKISKRIQGSMGDITHVATESISGYRVVRTFGGADYERDRFRQVSARNLKQSLKMASTQAISVPVIQVLVAIAIAALVWTMLAPEIRGEMTTGQLIAFITAATTMAKPIRQVTSIHSKIQKGVAAAYDVFETMDEQPEKDGGTYAPDRVEGRIEFDQVSFRYRDQLDNVLDQISIDLPAGQSVALVGRSGSGKSTLVSLLPRFYDFTGGDIRVDGRSLMDFSLEALRAQIALVTQNVVLFNDTIAANIAYGALRDCSRDEIREAAAKAHALEFIDRMPEGLDTVIGDNGVMLSGGQRQRLAIARALLKNVPILILDEATSALDTESERHIQQALETVMQGRTTLVIAHRLSTIEKADRILVMDNGRIVESGTHDELLAAGGAYAQLHQVQFSEHA from the coding sequence GTGAGCCGTGCAATTCCAGAGTCCCTGAAAACACCGCCGGCCGGAAGCTGGACTACCTATAAGCGGTTGTTGGCTTACGTTAAACCCTTTTGGTTGGCGTTTTCATTGGCCGTTTTTGGGAACGTGCTATACGCAGCCGCCTCTACCGGCATGGCCGCAGCCATGGAGTACGTCATCACGGCGATCGAAAATCCGACAGCACAGAATCGAGTGCTGTTGACCGGTTTGATCGTTGGTGTGTTTGCCCTACGGGGAGTGGGCACGTTCTTCAGTCAGTACTTCATCAGTTACGTTGGGCGTAATGTGATTAACGCCCTGCGTAACGATGTGTTTGACCGAATGATGACGCTGCCATCCCGCTATTTTGATGAGAATGCGGCCGGTAGATTGGTGTCCAAACTCACATTCAACGTCGAGCAGGTGGCGGAGGCGGCTACCAACGCAATCACCATCACTCTGCGTGAAGGTTTGACCATCGTCGGGTTGCTGAGTTTCATGATTTACACCAACTGGAAGCTCACGTTGGTGTTTTTGACGGTTGGGCCGGTTATTGGCTTTGTGGTTAGTTATGCCAGTAAGCGGTTTCGCAAGATCAGCAAGCGTATCCAGGGCTCCATGGGCGATATCACCCATGTCGCGACTGAATCGATTTCGGGCTATCGTGTGGTGCGTACCTTTGGTGGTGCCGACTATGAGCGGGACCGTTTCCGCCAGGTTAGTGCGCGCAACCTGAAACAAAGTCTAAAAATGGCGTCAACCCAGGCCATCAGTGTTCCCGTCATTCAGGTATTGGTTGCGATCGCGATCGCTGCATTGGTATGGACCATGCTCGCCCCGGAAATTCGCGGTGAAATGACCACAGGTCAACTAATAGCCTTCATAACCGCTGCGACGACCATGGCGAAGCCGATTCGACAGGTGACGTCCATTCATTCCAAGATTCAAAAAGGTGTTGCCGCAGCCTACGACGTGTTCGAAACCATGGACGAACAGCCGGAAAAAGACGGCGGCACCTATGCCCCTGATCGCGTAGAAGGGCGTATCGAGTTTGATCAGGTATCGTTTCGCTACCGTGATCAACTTGATAATGTACTCGATCAGATTTCGATCGATTTGCCCGCGGGCCAGAGCGTGGCGCTGGTAGGTCGCTCCGGGAGTGGTAAGTCCACTTTGGTCAGTCTGTTGCCACGGTTTTACGACTTCACCGGTGGAGATATCCGGGTTGATGGTCGTTCCCTGATGGACTTCTCTCTTGAAGCACTGCGTGCCCAAATAGCGTTAGTGACCCAGAACGTGGTCTTGTTTAATGACACCATTGCCGCAAACATCGCCTATGGTGCGCTGCGGGATTGCAGCAGAGATGAGATTCGCGAAGCCGCCGCTAAAGCCCATGCGCTTGAGTTTATCGATCGAATGCCCGAAGGTCTGGATACCGTGATCGGTGATAACGGTGTGATGCTATCGGGTGGCCAGCGACAGCGTTTGGCCATTGCCCGAGCGCTTCTTAAAAATGTCCCGATTTTGATATTGGATGAAGCCACGTCGGCTTTGGACACCGAATCCGAGCGTCACATCCAACAGGCACTCGAAACCGTTATGCAGGGGCGCACTACTTTGGTGATTGCTCACCGGCTTTCAACCATCGAAAAAGCCGACCGGATTTTGGTGATGGATAACGGCCGCATTGTTGAATCAGGAACCCATGATGAGCTGTTGGCGGCTGGCGGTGCTTATGCGCAGTTGCATCAGGTGCAGTTCAGCGAGCATGCATGA
- a CDS encoding biopolymer transporter ExbD, which yields MKFKRQRSQEVGVDLTPLIDVVFLLLIFFMVSTTFTRESHLEVELPEASGDPVEPADVRQIDVVINAEGQYILNDKTLVNNRRETLERGVSELAEGDNSLPYIITADARTPHEFVVRAMDVAGRLGFAKLSITTEREAESQ from the coding sequence GTGAAGTTCAAGCGCCAGAGAAGCCAGGAAGTCGGGGTAGACCTGACGCCATTGATCGACGTGGTATTCCTGCTGCTGATTTTCTTTATGGTCTCCACAACTTTTACCCGGGAAAGTCATCTTGAGGTCGAGTTGCCTGAAGCCAGTGGTGATCCCGTAGAGCCGGCTGACGTACGGCAGATCGATGTGGTGATCAATGCCGAAGGGCAATATATTCTGAACGACAAAACGCTGGTGAATAATCGACGGGAGACTCTCGAGCGCGGCGTCAGCGAGTTGGCCGAAGGGGATAACAGTTTGCCGTATATCATTACTGCTGACGCTCGCACGCCTCACGAGTTTGTGGTTCGTGCCATGGATGTAGCGGGCCGGTTGGGTTTTGCCAAATTAAGCATCACCACCGAACGGGAGGCTGAATCCCAGTGA
- a CDS encoding MotA/TolQ/ExbB proton channel family protein, with translation MFELLKAGGILMVPIVACSILALAIILERFWSLRASRVAPSQSLNELWRWIKKKELNGRKLKALQGSSPMGRVLASGLMNAKHGREIMKESIEHEASQVIHELERFLNPLGTVATITPLLGLLGTVIGMIKVFAEIQLAGVGNAGNLAGGISEALITTASGLSVAIPALIAHRYFIRRVDELVVNMEQEAIKLVEVVHGDREIDVEGA, from the coding sequence GTGTTTGAGCTGTTGAAAGCTGGTGGCATCCTGATGGTGCCCATTGTTGCCTGTTCCATTTTAGCGCTTGCGATTATTCTAGAGCGTTTCTGGTCGTTGCGTGCTTCCCGTGTAGCGCCTTCCCAATCGCTTAACGAACTTTGGCGCTGGATTAAAAAGAAAGAGCTGAATGGACGTAAGCTTAAAGCACTGCAGGGCTCGTCCCCCATGGGCAGAGTGCTCGCAAGTGGGCTTATGAACGCAAAGCATGGTCGCGAGATCATGAAGGAAAGCATCGAGCATGAAGCCAGTCAGGTTATTCACGAGCTTGAACGTTTCCTAAATCCCCTAGGTACCGTTGCGACCATTACGCCGTTGCTTGGTCTTCTGGGCACCGTGATTGGTATGATCAAAGTGTTTGCCGAAATTCAGCTGGCGGGCGTTGGCAACGCCGGCAACCTTGCGGGCGGCATTTCGGAAGCCTTGATTACCACGGCATCCGGATTGAGCGTAGCCATCCCGGCGCTGATCGCCCATCGCTATTTTATTCGCCGGGTTGATGAACTGGTGGTCAACATGGAACAAGAAGCCATCAAGTTGGTTGAAGTGGTTCATGGTGATCGCGAAATCGACGTGGAAGGAGCCTGA
- a CDS encoding DNA internalization-related competence protein ComEC/Rec2 has product MGVFAFSCGVILLYRFSVLPPYPWLFSSLFVLPLLFKPKTARFRVLVFGVIWLATGLGWTAWHAEARLQEQLTPVEEGVPITIFGYACDLPQPGSFNSIRFNFCVDRWPEAPGPVEGGARPHKIRLAWYGSSDKVLPSGPIALQAVLKRPHGSLNDVGFRYEDWLFRHGVGATGSVRNAMELPDASCGLACSYHVWHRAVASAVERHFGDAVHYPLVASLLIGNRGHLSAEQWQTLKATGTIHLVAISGLHLGLVALIAGLVVRRLLLILPAGSIPENVIRNTVYCAVLLACLFYALLAGMTVPTRRALLMVVVGGWFLLKAREVSPWWPFVIAMAGVLLLDPFAPLDQGFWLSFSAVALLIWVFANRLGRMGWLSGLLLAQCAVFAGLWPVLQSFDQTQPLAGVLANLVAIPWVSFVVMPVLFAGTLLVFSSGGFLTVYVVKSFDAVLGVLWGLLQGVAALPIYPLPGASPIVLVAFVAVVLLLLRFPSRSLRALSSLVFLGWLGFGWLNNAKPENPSVEFPEVRIWDVGQGLSVLVRSENQVLMYDSGPEVKGVYSAAESVLLPNLKALGVNQIDHLVVSHGDSDHSGGLDLLMNELSIKVISTGEPEVVQNKMKRQPAVAIQPCPRLPKVMGAFELNFWRSPLPHSGNDASCVLRLFHRESGVDLLLTGDIGGDVESEMLADAELAWLSAFPGRRILVAPHHGSKTSSSMEWVRAVKPNWVIYTAGYRHRYGHPHRDVVSRYRQVDAVPLNSACSGQLSIRFEAEGPKIIESKHNSPFWIAGPGLTRDQCKIP; this is encoded by the coding sequence ATGGGCGTGTTCGCATTTAGTTGCGGCGTTATCTTACTGTATCGGTTCTCGGTTTTGCCACCTTATCCGTGGCTGTTTTCATCCCTATTTGTACTACCGCTACTTTTTAAACCTAAAACAGCCCGTTTTCGTGTCTTGGTTTTTGGTGTGATTTGGCTTGCTACGGGTTTAGGGTGGACTGCATGGCATGCCGAAGCCCGCCTACAGGAGCAGCTTACACCCGTGGAAGAGGGCGTACCAATAACCATCTTCGGGTATGCCTGTGACCTACCACAGCCTGGCAGCTTTAACAGTATTCGATTCAACTTTTGCGTGGACCGTTGGCCAGAAGCTCCTGGTCCTGTGGAAGGCGGTGCGCGCCCACATAAGATTCGTCTGGCCTGGTACGGTTCTAGCGATAAGGTGTTGCCCTCAGGGCCAATAGCGCTGCAAGCGGTTCTTAAACGACCACACGGAAGTCTCAATGACGTTGGTTTTCGTTACGAGGATTGGTTGTTCAGGCACGGCGTAGGTGCAACGGGAAGCGTCCGCAACGCGATGGAATTGCCGGATGCTTCCTGTGGTTTGGCCTGCTCCTATCATGTTTGGCATCGAGCAGTGGCATCTGCTGTTGAACGTCATTTCGGCGACGCAGTGCATTATCCATTAGTTGCGTCATTGTTGATTGGTAACCGTGGGCACCTGTCTGCTGAACAATGGCAAACCCTTAAGGCCACCGGCACGATTCATTTAGTCGCTATTTCCGGATTGCATTTGGGGTTGGTGGCGCTGATTGCCGGGTTGGTTGTTCGTCGCCTTTTATTGATTTTACCGGCGGGATCTATCCCCGAGAATGTTATCCGTAACACAGTCTATTGCGCGGTGCTGCTTGCGTGTCTGTTCTACGCTTTGCTGGCGGGGATGACGGTGCCCACGCGTCGAGCGCTGTTGATGGTAGTTGTTGGCGGATGGTTTCTTCTAAAGGCCCGGGAGGTGAGCCCCTGGTGGCCGTTCGTCATCGCCATGGCAGGCGTGCTTTTGCTCGATCCATTCGCGCCTCTCGATCAGGGTTTTTGGCTGTCCTTTTCCGCGGTTGCACTACTGATTTGGGTGTTCGCCAACCGTTTGGGGCGTATGGGATGGCTGTCCGGTTTGTTGTTGGCCCAGTGTGCGGTATTTGCCGGGCTTTGGCCTGTTCTCCAGTCGTTTGACCAAACTCAGCCCTTGGCGGGCGTGCTCGCCAACTTAGTGGCGATTCCCTGGGTGTCATTTGTAGTGATGCCCGTCTTGTTTGCTGGAACCTTGTTGGTATTTTCGAGTGGTGGTTTTTTAACCGTTTATGTAGTTAAAAGCTTCGATGCCGTACTTGGGGTGTTATGGGGTTTGCTCCAAGGGGTCGCAGCTTTGCCGATATACCCACTACCAGGTGCGTCGCCTATCGTCTTGGTGGCTTTTGTTGCGGTTGTTCTGCTGCTATTGCGTTTCCCGAGCCGGTCGTTACGGGCGTTGAGTAGCTTGGTTTTTTTAGGGTGGTTAGGGTTTGGCTGGCTGAATAACGCGAAGCCTGAAAATCCTTCGGTCGAGTTTCCTGAGGTTCGCATTTGGGACGTCGGGCAGGGATTGTCGGTATTGGTTCGCTCGGAAAACCAAGTCTTGATGTATGACTCGGGTCCGGAAGTGAAAGGCGTTTATTCTGCTGCCGAGTCAGTCTTGCTGCCGAATTTGAAGGCGCTCGGTGTGAACCAAATCGATCATCTGGTCGTGAGTCATGGTGATAGCGATCATTCGGGTGGGTTGGACCTGTTGATGAACGAATTATCGATAAAAGTGATCTCAACCGGAGAGCCAGAGGTGGTGCAAAATAAAATGAAGCGCCAGCCCGCAGTGGCAATTCAACCGTGCCCTCGTTTACCGAAGGTGATGGGAGCCTTTGAATTAAACTTCTGGAGGAGCCCGTTGCCGCACTCGGGTAACGACGCCTCGTGTGTGTTGAGGCTATTCCATCGTGAGTCGGGAGTGGATCTACTCCTCACCGGCGACATTGGTGGTGATGTGGAATCGGAGATGCTGGCGGACGCTGAGCTGGCTTGGTTATCAGCGTTTCCCGGGCGCCGAATCCTGGTTGCGCCGCATCACGGCAGCAAAACATCGTCTTCAATGGAGTGGGTGAGGGCGGTAAAGCCGAATTGGGTGATTTATACCGCTGGATATCGCCATCGCTATGGTCACCCGCATCGAGACGTCGTCAGTCGGTACAGGCAGGTGGACGCGGTGCCTTTGAATTCTGCGTGTTCAGGCCAGCTATCTATACGTTTTGAAGCGGAAGGCCCGAAGATTATCGAATCAAAGCACAATTCACCGTTTTGGATTGCTGGCCCGGGCCTTACCCGTGACCAATGTAAAATACCGTGA
- a CDS encoding DUF2062 domain-containing protein, producing MKSLHFLGDILHEPNLWHINRHCVARAFLIGIWFCFIPMPFQMVAAAFFAIWFNANLPLSVALVWISNPLTMPPIFYFNYKVGAWILDRPVLPLEFHVNWHWVSDRLFEIGIPLYLGSLLLATISACIAYLAVQFLWRRKVRSDWQLRHRLRAKRKRTKV from the coding sequence ATGAAAAGTCTGCACTTTCTAGGCGATATCCTTCACGAGCCCAACCTGTGGCACATCAACCGCCACTGCGTGGCACGAGCATTTCTGATCGGCATCTGGTTTTGTTTTATCCCAATGCCTTTCCAGATGGTTGCCGCAGCTTTTTTTGCTATTTGGTTCAACGCAAATCTGCCGTTATCCGTCGCATTGGTTTGGATCAGTAATCCGCTGACCATGCCACCGATTTTCTACTTCAATTACAAAGTGGGAGCCTGGATACTGGACCGACCGGTACTGCCGCTCGAGTTCCACGTAAACTGGCATTGGGTCAGCGACCGGCTGTTTGAAATCGGCATTCCGCTATATCTGGGTTCCCTGTTACTTGCAACAATCAGCGCGTGTATCGCCTACCTGGCCGTACAATTCCTATGGCGCCGAAAAGTACGCTCGGACTGGCAACTGCGCCACCGCCTGAGAGCCAAGCGTAAGCGCACCAAGGTTTAA
- the lolD gene encoding lipoprotein-releasing ABC transporter ATP-binding protein LolD: MSDATMTNTATPLVIDCRQVTRTYSEGPEKLTIFSDISLEVSAGETVAIVGSSGAGKTTLLNLLGGLDKPSSGQIQICGQNIHGMSEAGRARFRNGHLGFVYQFHHLLPEFTALENVMMPLALGGQSPRQAKPKAEALLERVGLGQRLRHKPGELSGGERQRVAIARALVNEPNCVLMDEPTGNLDQHTGEGIRGLIQDLRDNSGTAFIMVTHDMGMAKSLGRVLRLEQGVLVQES; the protein is encoded by the coding sequence ATGAGTGATGCAACGATGACAAATACAGCTACGCCTCTGGTGATTGATTGCCGGCAAGTGACGCGGACCTACAGTGAAGGTCCGGAAAAACTGACAATATTCTCCGATATTTCCCTGGAAGTGTCGGCCGGAGAAACAGTGGCGATTGTCGGAAGCAGCGGCGCGGGTAAAACCACGCTGCTGAACCTTCTAGGTGGTTTGGATAAGCCGTCTTCCGGGCAAATACAAATCTGTGGCCAGAATATTCACGGAATGTCTGAGGCGGGGCGCGCGCGATTCCGTAATGGGCATCTCGGCTTTGTCTATCAGTTCCACCATCTTCTGCCGGAATTTACCGCGCTTGAGAATGTCATGATGCCGTTGGCGCTTGGAGGTCAATCTCCCCGACAAGCGAAGCCCAAAGCTGAAGCGCTTTTGGAGCGTGTCGGGTTGGGGCAACGTCTTCGTCACAAGCCGGGGGAACTTTCGGGTGGGGAGCGCCAGCGAGTGGCCATTGCACGTGCTTTGGTCAACGAGCCCAACTGCGTATTGATGGATGAACCCACAGGCAACCTGGACCAGCACACCGGCGAAGGCATACGGGGTTTAATTCAGGACTTACGCGATAACTCGGGTACGGCCTTTATCATGGTGACCCACGACATGGGGATGGCGAAAAGTTTGGGGCGGGTACTGCGGTTAGAGCAAGGGGTCTTGGTTCAAGAATCTTAA
- a CDS encoding lipoprotein-releasing ABC transporter permease subunit, whose product MFRPLSFYIGLRYTAAKRRNHFISFISLTSMIGLMLGVAVLIIVLSVMNGFDQELKQRILGMVPHATIQGASGPLNDWEELDRRVEQNPDVLAAAPFIQGQGMVTGGGNVRGVMLNGILPEQEASVSIIENHFVEGGLGDLESGEFGIIIGRLMANSLRLGVGDKLTVVLPEASVTPAGVLPRLKRFTVKGIFSVGAELDGNYALIHMDDASRLMRTGGKAEGLRLLMGDLFSAPRVVSDVASSLGGRYYVSDWTRTHGNLFNAIRMEKTMIGLLLMFIVAVAAFNIVSTLVMVVTDKTADIAILRTMGATPGRIMRIFIIQGAVIGVFGTLIGTALGVLGALNISAFIAWLEAAMGHQFLSADVYFISYLPSQLQWQDVTVISGAGLAMSLLATIYPAWRASRVEPAEALRYE is encoded by the coding sequence ATGTTCAGACCCTTATCGTTTTACATTGGTTTGCGGTACACCGCAGCCAAGCGTCGTAATCACTTTATTTCGTTTATCTCCCTCACATCCATGATTGGCTTAATGTTGGGAGTGGCGGTACTGATCATTGTGTTGTCCGTGATGAACGGTTTTGATCAGGAGCTCAAACAACGCATTTTGGGTATGGTTCCCCATGCCACCATTCAGGGTGCGTCCGGCCCGCTAAACGATTGGGAAGAGCTGGACCGTCGTGTAGAGCAAAATCCTGATGTTCTGGCCGCGGCTCCGTTTATTCAGGGGCAGGGTATGGTTACCGGAGGGGGTAACGTGCGCGGTGTGATGCTCAACGGCATTTTGCCGGAGCAGGAAGCTTCTGTCTCAATCATTGAAAACCATTTTGTAGAGGGTGGGCTCGGCGATCTGGAATCCGGTGAGTTCGGCATTATCATAGGCCGTCTGATGGCTAACAGCCTGAGGCTGGGGGTCGGGGATAAGCTAACGGTGGTTCTGCCCGAGGCATCAGTGACACCAGCCGGAGTATTGCCCAGGCTCAAACGCTTCACGGTAAAGGGTATTTTCAGTGTCGGTGCTGAATTGGACGGCAATTATGCGCTGATTCACATGGACGATGCGTCGCGTCTGATGCGTACGGGCGGCAAGGCTGAAGGGCTACGTCTGCTAATGGGCGATTTGTTCTCCGCCCCGCGAGTGGTCAGCGATGTAGCCTCTAGTTTAGGTGGCCGTTATTACGTGTCGGATTGGACTCGCACCCACGGTAACTTGTTCAACGCCATCCGCATGGAAAAGACCATGATTGGGCTGTTGTTGATGTTTATCGTTGCGGTTGCCGCCTTCAACATTGTGTCTACGTTGGTCATGGTGGTTACTGACAAAACGGCAGATATCGCAATTCTGCGCACCATGGGCGCGACTCCGGGCCGAATTATGCGCATCTTTATTATTCAGGGCGCTGTGATCGGTGTGTTTGGTACTTTGATTGGCACAGCGCTGGGTGTGCTGGGCGCGCTGAATATTAGCGCCTTCATCGCCTGGCTTGAGGCTGCCATGGGGCACCAGTTCCTGAGTGCCGATGTGTACTTTATCAGCTACCTGCCGTCTCAGTTGCAATGGCAGGATGTGACAGTAATTAGTGGTGCCGGATTGGCGATGAGCCTGCTGGCAACGATTTACCCCGCGTGGCGGGCGTCGCGAGTCGAACCAGCGGAGGCTTTGCGCTATGAGTGA